From the Corythoichthys intestinalis isolate RoL2023-P3 chromosome 15, ASM3026506v1, whole genome shotgun sequence genome, one window contains:
- the si:dkey-13p1.4 gene encoding transmembrane protein 151B yields MLSSDLDSAEDSEASALNDAEEEEQEADTPAESDVGEQRPAKQSLGACVCRESHWRCLLLSLLMYSCLGAVSWCQLSRVTKISFNSALTFTASFSSSLQRGHHPGGHSMIYHDSPCSDGYIYIPLAFLLMLYILYMVECWHCRARSELQCKADVDNVYERVAQMRQAEPCIWWKAISYHFVRRTRQVTRYRNGDAYTTTQVYNERVNTHVAEGEFDYGRCGMKDVSRDLRGLEEHPTTRLQFTKCFSFTEAGPENDYLNQRARFFSEIEGLDDYMEAREGMQLKNVDFRENLIAFVHPDKMPWYTSQVAFWLAALFMLSWPLRVLIEYRTAYVHYRVEKLFGMDYICSSDSPLDEDGNVSCAIPRVDTLDSTELEWHIRCNRQVIPSYSEAMLINMSAADSPLGTECTTSSNCYLLDSSPTTQSYGALQSGREGGRGRTRRRTVTSSSCSSLFSCQGNRFRSRLSLATSRFSLCRMYGSRRTVALWRSRSSNMTDPCCADEQGRQSDSSQLALSDSPPNYSDARFFPVLIVHGPDGCGGEDGAGGQQHCYIRRGSSCVETAL; encoded by the coding sequence CAGCGTCCAGCCAAGCAGTCTTTGGGTGCCTGCGTGTGCCGCGAATCTCACTGGCGCTGCTTGCTGCTCTCCCTGCTGATGTACAGCTGCCTCGGCGCAGTCAGCTGGTGCCAACTAAGCCGCGTCACCAAGATCAGCTTCAACTCGGCCCTCACCTTCACGGCTTCCTTCTCCTCGTCCTTGCAGAGGGGACACCACCCCGGAGGTCACTCCATGATCTACCACGACAGCCCTTGCTCAGACGGCTACATCTACATCCCTTTGGCCTTCCTTCTCATGCTCTACATCTTGTACATGGTAGAGTGCTGGCATTGCCGGGCCCGCAGCGAGCTCCAGTGCAAAGCGGACGTGGACAACGTCTACGAACGCGTGGCGCAAATGCGGCAGGCGGAGCCGTGCATTTGGTGGAAAGCCATAAGCTATCACTTTGTGCGCAGGACGCGTCAAGTGACCCGCTACCGCAACGGGGACGCCTACACCACCACGCAGGTGTACAACGAGAGAGTCAATACGCACGTGGCGGAGGGCGAGTTCGACTACGGTCGCTGCGGGATGAAAGACGTGTCCCGTGATCTGAGAGGGTTGGAGGAGCATCCGACGACTCGCCTGCAGTTCACCAAATGTTTCAGTTTCACCGAGGCGGGGCCGGAGAACGATTACCTCAACCAGCGGGCTCGGTTCTTCTCGGAAATCGAAGGTTTGGATGATTACATGGAGGCCAGGGAGGGGATGCAGCTCAAGAACGTGGACTTCAGGGAGAACCTTATCGCTTTCGTGCATCCGGATAAGATGCCTTGGTACACCTCGCAAGTAGCCTTCTGGCTAGCTGCTCTCTTTATGCTCTCGTGGCCTCTGAGGGTGCTTATCGAGTACCGCACGGCGTACGTGCACTATCGCGTTGAGAAACTGTTTGGAATGGACTACATTTGCAGCAGTGACTCTCCTCTGGATGAAGATGGGAACGTTAGCTGCGCTATTCCCAGAGTTGACACGCTGGACAGCACGGAGTTGGAGTGGCATATTCGCTGCAACCGCCAGGTGATTCCTAGTTACTCCGAGGCTATGCTGATCAACATGAGCGCGGCCGACTCGCCGCTCGGCACTGAATGCACCACGTCTTCCAACTGCTATCTCCTGGATAGCAGCCCCACCACGCAGAGCTACGGGGCCCTCCAGTCGGGGAGGGAAGGCGGACGCGGTAGGACGAGGAGGAGGACCGTCACTAGCTCCAGCTGCTCTTCTCTCTTCTCCTGCCAGGGAAACCGCTTCCGATCCCGCCTTTCATTGGCCACGTCCCGCTTCTCCTTGTGCCGCATGTACGGGTCGCGTCGCACGGTGGCGCTATGGAGGAGCCGCAGCAGCAACATGACGGACCCCTGCTGCGCGGACGAGCAGGGGCGCCAGTCGGACTCAAGCCAGCTGGCACTCAGCGACAGTCCGCCTAATTACAGCGATGCGAGATTCTTCCCGGTGCTGATAGTGCATGGACCTGACGGGTGTGGGGGCGAGGATGGCGCAGGGGGGCAACAGCATTGTTACATACGACGGGGCTCGTCATGTGTGGAGACAGCCCTGTga